The Methanothrix soehngenii GP6 genome has a window encoding:
- the mauJ gene encoding methylamine utilization protein MauJ: protein MKYSPLGIKDHFKKVDDRTVGISDLPLKFQGSTVTIDFDDVGTYKGPFVVKCFLASEFLIYFNDTEHHVNPWEGFSHLLFHEHCDHRLNEISFEYRYPDVNADLHQATVELKSIEGLLRSIVMTIPEDNIDSALDIAHKTFIGILDAICLRKRIPIQIQRIEVLTKKGRMQRSYTTMPYMPVELDVDDIITVNYIPQVLRPCLTLYREAINSCNPYYRLLCLFRISERLREIQNENVMKLKQDLSFKRPSITIPDNDLTRIFFKRFIGKSLNNFLENHVKTEYRNNISHLGLRKGSFDAYGNMKLPPADNKINSSVEATNAVLIDAINVAIKEEITIMKKYNLA from the coding sequence ATGAAATATAGCCCTCTGGGTATAAAAGATCATTTTAAAAAAGTCGACGACAGAACAGTTGGGATTTCCGATCTGCCACTAAAATTTCAGGGCTCTACAGTTACTATCGATTTTGATGATGTTGGCACATATAAGGGACCCTTTGTTGTCAAATGTTTTTTGGCTTCCGAGTTCCTTATATATTTTAATGATACTGAACACCACGTTAACCCCTGGGAAGGTTTTTCCCATTTGCTTTTCCATGAGCATTGCGACCATCGATTAAATGAAATCTCGTTTGAGTATCGTTATCCTGATGTTAATGCCGATTTGCACCAGGCCACTGTAGAGTTGAAGAGCATAGAAGGCTTGCTTCGAAGCATCGTTATGACAATACCCGAAGATAATATAGATTCCGCTCTCGATATTGCTCATAAGACGTTTATTGGAATTCTTGATGCGATATGCCTCCGAAAAAGAATACCAATTCAAATACAACGTATAGAGGTTTTGACAAAAAAAGGGCGAATGCAGCGATCTTATACAACAATGCCATACATGCCAGTTGAGCTTGATGTGGATGACATAATTACTGTCAATTACATTCCGCAAGTATTGCGTCCTTGTCTAACGCTTTATAGAGAAGCAATTAACTCATGCAATCCATACTATAGATTATTATGTCTTTTTAGAATAAGCGAGCGTTTAAGAGAAATACAAAATGAAAACGTGATGAAATTGAAGCAAGATTTAAGCTTCAAAAGGCCATCCATTACGATACCGGATAATGATCTTACTAGAATATTTTTCAAAAGGTTTATTGGCAAAAGCTTAAATAATTTTCTAGAGAACCACGTAAAGACCGAATATAGAAATAATATATCGCATTTGGGCTTAAGGAAGGGCAGCTTTGACGCATATGGAAATATGAAATTACCTCCCGCAGATAACAAGATTAATAGCTCAGTTGAAGCAACCAATGCAGTCCTTATAGATGCCATTAATGTGGCTATCAAAGAAGAAATCACCATAATGAAAAAATATAATCTAGCGTAA
- a CDS encoding HEAT repeat domain-containing protein, with product MEEEKKMVENKPEENKTEEKAEPVITRSMREEACPTCGATEPSMPAVLPDMSWSIEKLIAATKDKHMLVRSNAIMLLSKRDISESLEALIEALKDEEYLVKSNAMVAIAGYGKQVSDRMIEALEDADKDVRAGAAWVIGELKENRAVAALEKVAKDDYPLARIQAKASLIAMGRGPKKPEAQPPVAQTSEDSTEEGDKEAEKSEEKKAE from the coding sequence ATGGAAGAAGAGAAAAAAATGGTTGAGAACAAGCCAGAAGAAAACAAAACTGAGGAGAAGGCAGAGCCTGTAATCACCCGGAGCATGAGGGAAGAGGCCTGCCCAACCTGCGGAGCGACAGAGCCCTCCATGCCTGCCGTCCTCCCCGACATGAGCTGGTCCATAGAGAAGCTGATCGCCGCCACCAAGGACAAGCATATGCTTGTGCGCTCCAACGCCATCATGCTCCTCTCTAAACGGGATATATCTGAGTCCCTGGAGGCTTTAATTGAGGCCCTCAAAGACGAGGAGTATCTGGTAAAGAGCAATGCCATGGTGGCCATTGCCGGATATGGAAAGCAGGTATCCGATCGCATGATCGAGGCCCTGGAAGATGCAGACAAGGATGTGCGTGCGGGAGCGGCCTGGGTGATCGGTGAGCTGAAGGAGAACCGGGCGGTGGCTGCTTTAGAGAAGGTGGCCAAGGACGACTATCCCCTGGCCAGGATCCAGGCAAAGGCCTCTTTGATCGCCATGGGCAGGGGACCCAAGAAGCCAGAGGCTCAGCCTCCTGTGGCTCAGACGTCTGAAGATTCAACCGAAGAAGGGGACAAAGAGGCAGAGAAGAGCGAAGAGAAGAAGGCAGAATAG
- a CDS encoding dodecin family protein has translation MEAPIGKSVYNFIDLVGTSNESWEDAVQSAINTANRKLTNVRIAEVTRMDTRLREGGIMEYRVRVTLSFKHEVEPETL, from the coding sequence ATGGAAGCCCCAATAGGCAAGAGCGTGTACAATTTTATCGATCTCGTGGGAACCTCAAATGAAAGCTGGGAGGACGCTGTCCAATCTGCAATCAATACTGCGAACCGAAAACTGACCAACGTAAGAATTGCCGAGGTCACGAGGATGGACACCAGGCTTAGAGAGGGAGGGATAATGGAGTACAGGGTAAGGGTGACTCTCTCCTTTAAGCATGAGGTCGAGCCCGAGACGCTCTGA
- a CDS encoding glycosyltransferase family 4 protein, translating to MEIAYVYDAVYPWVKGGAEKRIYEISRRLAARGHVVHCYGMKWWQGEDEIEREGVRFHGICEPRPLYVNGKRSIGEAAYFAARLLSHPSKEAVVDCQNFPYLSCFSARLLNSWRKKNQKLFITWHEVWKDYWHEYLGKKGEIGRITELIAARLTDRNLAVSKRTARDLESLGARGVQVVPNGIDWQKIEGIAPSPKSFDIVFAGRLAAHKNIHLLIQAVSIMKSEIPDVRAAIIGDGPEMERLRSLTGKLGLEKNIEFCGFLENYDDALALMKSSRAFASPSTREGFGMAALDANACGLPVVTVEHRMNAVMDLVTENTGIICPPAPEDLADGLLLALQESPRMRRPCLKLAQGYDWERICDLVEKIYEEE from the coding sequence GTGGAGATCGCTTATGTGTACGATGCCGTCTATCCCTGGGTCAAAGGCGGTGCGGAGAAGAGGATCTATGAGATCTCCCGAAGGCTGGCGGCGCGCGGGCATGTCGTCCACTGCTACGGCATGAAATGGTGGCAGGGAGAGGACGAGATCGAAAGAGAGGGCGTTCGCTTTCATGGCATATGCGAGCCCAGGCCCCTTTATGTCAATGGAAAGAGATCGATTGGAGAGGCTGCCTACTTTGCCGCCAGGCTGCTTTCTCACCCCTCAAAGGAGGCGGTGGTCGACTGCCAGAATTTTCCTTATCTGTCCTGCTTTTCCGCTCGTCTCTTGAACAGTTGGAGGAAGAAGAACCAGAAGCTCTTTATCACCTGGCATGAGGTCTGGAAAGATTACTGGCATGAGTACCTGGGAAAGAAGGGAGAAATTGGCAGGATCACGGAATTGATCGCTGCCCGGCTGACCGATCGCAACCTGGCAGTATCGAAGAGGACGGCCAGGGATCTGGAGAGCCTGGGGGCAAGAGGGGTACAGGTGGTGCCAAACGGCATCGACTGGCAAAAGATCGAGGGGATAGCGCCCTCCCCAAAGAGTTTTGATATCGTTTTTGCCGGAAGGCTGGCCGCCCATAAGAATATCCACCTCCTAATTCAGGCGGTGAGCATAATGAAGTCAGAGATCCCGGATGTGCGGGCGGCGATCATTGGCGACGGGCCGGAGATGGAGAGGCTGAGATCGCTGACAGGGAAATTGGGGCTGGAGAAAAATATCGAGTTCTGCGGATTTCTGGAGAACTATGATGATGCTCTGGCCCTGATGAAGTCCTCCCGGGCCTTCGCCTCACCCTCCACCAGAGAGGGATTCGGCATGGCCGCCCTGGATGCCAATGCCTGCGGCCTGCCGGTGGTGACTGTCGAGCACAGGATGAATGCTGTGATGGATCTGGTCACAGAGAATACCGGGATCATCTGCCCGCCTGCGCCCGAGGATCTGGCAGACGGCCTCCTTTTGGCTCTTCAAGAGAGCCCGAGGATGCGCAGGCCCTGCCTGAAGCTGGCACAGGGCTACGACTGGGAGAGGATCTGCGATCTGGTGGAAAAGATCTATGAGGAGGAGTAG
- a CDS encoding ATP-binding protein produces the protein MNERTNDYIISLVHELSKQPREAEWVEFKSNYAEPHDIGEYISALSNSAALAGKSSAYIVWGVSDGNHSIIGTQFSPKTTKVGNEELENWLLHELSPRIHFQFFEVKVEGLSVVLLEIGRASRQPVQFKGNEFIRVGSYKKRLKDFPEKERALWHIFDRYPFESSMAAERVSGEEVLKLLDYPAFFDLLKLPLPESRAGILEALANDSLIAPCEASGWDITNLGAILLAKRIDSFTALKRKPIRVIQYRGNNRIETIKEYVLVKGYASGFEGLIEYINGLLPSNELIGQALRKKVPMFPELAVRELVANALIHQDFSIAGASPMVEIFADRIEVTNPGKPLVDTYRFVDTPPRSRNEALAALMRRFGICEERGSGWDKVVFQTELYQLPAPLLEATSDHTRVVLFAHRPLTKMDKADRVRAVYLHACLRYVNRENMTNTSIRERFGIEQRNLALASRLIREAVDSGLVLPYDPSAAPKLMRYIPFWADPRRDKIT, from the coding sequence ATTAATGAACGTACCAACGACTACATTATCAGTTTAGTACATGAGCTATCCAAACAGCCTCGAGAAGCCGAATGGGTAGAGTTCAAAAGCAATTACGCTGAACCTCATGATATCGGTGAATATATTTCTGCATTATCGAATTCCGCTGCGCTGGCTGGTAAAAGCTCGGCCTATATAGTGTGGGGGGTGAGTGATGGAAATCATTCAATAATAGGCACTCAGTTTTCGCCAAAAACTACAAAAGTAGGTAATGAGGAGTTGGAAAATTGGCTGCTCCACGAATTGTCACCTAGAATCCATTTCCAGTTCTTCGAAGTCAAGGTGGAGGGGCTATCTGTGGTGTTGCTAGAAATTGGACGCGCTTCCCGCCAACCTGTGCAGTTCAAGGGTAATGAGTTCATCCGGGTAGGCTCATACAAGAAAAGACTCAAGGATTTCCCAGAGAAGGAACGAGCTCTTTGGCATATTTTTGATCGATATCCATTCGAGAGCAGTATGGCGGCAGAGCGAGTTAGCGGAGAGGAAGTACTAAAGCTGTTAGACTACCCTGCCTTTTTTGATTTGCTGAAGCTTCCATTACCTGAGAGTCGTGCTGGTATCTTGGAAGCGCTGGCCAATGATAGTCTGATTGCACCCTGTGAGGCAAGTGGCTGGGATATAACCAACCTTGGCGCGATTTTGCTTGCCAAGAGGATAGATAGCTTCACAGCACTTAAGCGCAAACCTATACGAGTGATTCAGTATCGAGGAAATAATCGAATTGAGACTATCAAGGAATATGTCCTTGTGAAGGGTTATGCTAGTGGTTTTGAAGGTCTTATCGAATACATCAATGGTTTGCTGCCTTCTAATGAGCTAATTGGACAAGCTTTACGCAAGAAAGTACCTATGTTTCCCGAGTTGGCGGTACGCGAACTTGTGGCCAATGCGCTCATCCATCAGGATTTTTCAATTGCAGGTGCGAGCCCGATGGTGGAAATCTTTGCGGACCGCATAGAGGTTACCAATCCAGGTAAGCCATTAGTTGATACATATCGCTTTGTGGATACGCCTCCTCGATCTCGTAACGAGGCATTGGCTGCACTCATGCGTCGGTTCGGAATTTGCGAAGAGCGTGGCAGTGGATGGGATAAAGTGGTGTTTCAAACAGAGTTGTACCAACTTCCAGCTCCTTTGCTGGAGGCTACAAGTGATCATACTCGAGTAGTGCTGTTTGCGCATCGTCCATTGACCAAGATGGACAAGGCAGATCGCGTTAGAGCCGTGTATTTGCATGCCTGCCTGCGCTATGTTAACAGGGAAAATATGACAAATACCTCAATTCGAGAGCGGTTTGGCATCGAGCAGAGGAACCTTGCTCTTGCCTCTCGTCTCATCCGCGAAGCAGTGGATTCCGGCCTTGTCCTTCCCTACGATCCAAGCGCAGCGCCGAAATTGATGCGATATATCCCGTTTTGGGCTGACCCAAGAAGGGACAAGATTACTTGA
- a CDS encoding glycosyltransferase family 2 protein yields the protein MPRISLIIPTRNESQTIRQCIQRALEAFEKAGLEGEIIVADSSTDQTADIAASCGAKVVFPQRLGYGNAYLLGFQEAGGDYIFLMDGDLTYDPETILDMLPCLESGEYDLVMGSRLKGRIIPGAMPALHRYVGNPILTWILNRLFSAGISDAHCGLRGITRDALYKLNLRSGGMEFASEMVIEAASRGLRIAEVPITYYPRRGDSKLNSFTDGWRHMRFMMLYRPGPFLLVPGLVALLLGLILAVVVYIEGGSRMHSLILGGLLLIIGYQMLLAGMHFRAFGAAWGLSRSSGMKKLISYHSLEKELLIGLALLAAGIVIGLVVLMRWRGAGFGALDAAQNAMVAMILTILGIQTIFSGMFISLLLLYNGHQDGE from the coding sequence GTGCCCCGGATAAGCCTGATCATCCCCACCAGAAACGAATCCCAAACCATACGCCAGTGTATCCAAAGGGCACTGGAGGCCTTCGAGAAGGCGGGCCTTGAGGGAGAGATAATCGTTGCGGACAGTTCCACCGACCAGACGGCGGATATCGCTGCCTCCTGCGGGGCGAAGGTTGTATTCCCCCAGAGGCTGGGGTATGGCAATGCATACCTATTGGGTTTCCAGGAGGCTGGAGGGGACTATATATTTCTCATGGACGGGGACCTCACCTACGACCCCGAGACCATTTTGGATATGCTTCCCTGCCTGGAGAGCGGCGAGTATGACCTGGTCATGGGATCGAGGCTCAAAGGCAGGATCATCCCAGGAGCGATGCCCGCCCTTCATCGTTATGTAGGAAATCCTATTTTGACCTGGATTTTGAACAGGCTCTTCTCTGCCGGAATCTCCGACGCCCATTGCGGTCTGCGTGGCATAACCAGGGATGCCCTCTATAAGCTGAACCTCAGGTCCGGGGGAATGGAGTTCGCCTCGGAGATGGTGATCGAGGCCGCCTCCCGCGGCTTGAGGATTGCTGAGGTTCCCATTACCTACTATCCCCGCCGGGGAGACTCCAAGCTGAACTCGTTCACCGATGGCTGGAGGCATATGCGATTCATGATGCTCTACCGGCCAGGGCCCTTTCTGCTCGTCCCGGGCCTGGTAGCACTCCTCCTCGGCCTGATCCTGGCAGTGGTGGTTTACATAGAGGGTGGCTCGAGGATGCATTCCTTGATCCTGGGGGGACTGCTGCTGATCATCGGCTATCAGATGCTTCTTGCCGGGATGCATTTCAGAGCTTTTGGCGCTGCCTGGGGCCTTTCCAGGTCGAGCGGAATGAAGAAGCTTATCAGCTACCATTCCCTGGAAAAAGAGCTCTTAATAGGGCTGGCTCTGCTGGCAGCGGGAATTGTCATTGGCCTCGTGGTCCTCATGAGGTGGAGAGGGGCGGGCTTTGGTGCATTGGATGCCGCCCAGAACGCTATGGTGGCCATGATACTCACCATTCTTGGAATTCAGACCATCTTCTCCGGGATGTTCATCAGCCTGCTATTGCTTTACAATGGGCACCAGGATGGCGAATAA
- a CDS encoding heavy metal translocating P-type ATPase, which translates to MEHNIHGMHGTAKGHKTDDAGEMHENHQMGMARHPDKSSKRHRGRHEGHKTEDFKRRFIISLIITIPILLLSSFIQELFRFELQFPGSLYVVFLLSSLVYFYGGYPFLKGFFKEVKDKNIGMMTLIATAISAAYFYSSAVVFGLMGETFFWELATLIDIMLFGHWIEMRSILGASRALEELVKIMPSEAHLIKDGQTVEVKVESLKPGDRVLVKPGEKIPIDGTVIEGETSVNESMLTGESRPVRKRAGDDVIGGSINGEGSISIEVKKIGSETYLSQIIELVRQAQESKSRTQDLADNAARWLTIISLSVGAITFAAWLNFSKDSAFAIERAVTVMVISCPHALGLAVPLVVAVSTSLAAKSGLLIRDRSAFERARDIQAVVFDKTGTLTEGRFGVTDIIPLAGLNETEVLRMAASLEANSEHSIAAGIAEGSKEMGIDLIPIQGFKSIPGKGIEGQIQGRSWMVASPGYLRENNIKLDDDRVNRLAEQGKTVVFLLEEDRLVGAVALADVIRKESREAIEELRSMNINCMMLTGDNRFVARWVAEDLGLDDFFAEVLPHEKAQAIRNVQREYIVAMVGDGVNDAPALAQADVGIAIGAGTDVAIESADIVLVRNDPRDMANIIRLSKRTYSKMFQNLIWATGYNALAIPLAAGVLYGYDIILSPAIGAILMSASTVIVAINARRLEM; encoded by the coding sequence ATGGAGCATAACATACATGGGATGCATGGCACGGCCAAAGGCCATAAGACGGATGATGCAGGCGAAATGCATGAGAATCACCAAATGGGCATGGCCCGGCATCCGGACAAATCCAGCAAGAGACACCGTGGCAGACATGAAGGCCATAAAACCGAGGATTTTAAAAGACGATTCATAATTTCTCTGATTATAACGATACCAATCCTGCTCCTCTCTTCTTTTATCCAGGAATTATTCCGGTTCGAATTGCAGTTTCCGGGCTCCCTTTATGTGGTGTTCCTGCTCTCATCATTGGTTTATTTTTATGGTGGCTATCCCTTTCTGAAAGGATTTTTCAAAGAAGTCAAGGATAAAAATATAGGGATGATGACTCTCATCGCCACCGCCATAAGTGCAGCTTATTTTTACAGTTCGGCGGTCGTCTTTGGCCTTATGGGCGAGACCTTCTTCTGGGAGCTGGCCACGCTGATCGATATCATGCTTTTTGGCCACTGGATTGAGATGCGTTCAATCCTCGGAGCTTCCCGAGCCTTAGAGGAGCTGGTCAAGATCATGCCCTCGGAAGCCCACTTGATAAAAGATGGCCAGACGGTGGAGGTCAAGGTCGAATCTCTTAAGCCGGGAGACCGAGTCCTGGTCAAACCCGGGGAGAAGATACCCATCGACGGAACGGTGATCGAGGGAGAGACAAGCGTAAATGAGTCCATGCTCACAGGCGAATCCAGGCCGGTCAGGAAAAGAGCGGGAGACGACGTGATAGGCGGGTCCATCAATGGCGAGGGCTCGATATCGATAGAAGTTAAGAAGATCGGATCCGAGACCTACCTCAGTCAGATCATCGAGCTTGTCAGGCAGGCTCAGGAGAGCAAATCCAGGACTCAGGACCTGGCAGACAATGCCGCTCGATGGCTTACCATAATATCTCTGAGCGTCGGAGCTATCACATTTGCCGCCTGGCTCAACTTCAGCAAAGACTCGGCTTTTGCCATTGAGAGAGCAGTCACAGTGATGGTCATATCCTGTCCCCATGCTCTGGGGCTGGCAGTTCCTCTTGTGGTTGCAGTCTCAACCTCACTGGCTGCGAAATCAGGTCTATTGATCCGGGATAGATCCGCTTTTGAGAGGGCCAGAGACATCCAGGCGGTGGTCTTCGACAAGACGGGGACTCTGACCGAAGGCCGATTTGGGGTCACCGATATCATACCACTTGCCGGCCTGAATGAGACCGAAGTCCTGAGAATGGCCGCATCTCTGGAAGCAAACTCGGAGCACTCCATAGCAGCAGGAATTGCAGAAGGCTCAAAAGAAATGGGCATTGATCTCATTCCCATCCAGGGATTTAAGTCAATTCCCGGAAAAGGGATTGAAGGTCAGATTCAGGGAAGGAGCTGGATGGTGGCAAGCCCAGGTTACCTGAGAGAGAACAACATCAAGCTAGATGATGATAGAGTGAACAGGCTGGCGGAGCAGGGGAAGACAGTCGTCTTTTTACTGGAAGAGGATCGGCTTGTCGGGGCCGTAGCCCTGGCCGATGTGATAAGAAAAGAATCCAGAGAGGCAATCGAAGAGCTCAGGTCGATGAACATCAACTGCATGATGCTCACCGGAGACAATCGATTCGTCGCCCGATGGGTGGCGGAGGATCTGGGCTTGGACGACTTTTTTGCAGAGGTATTGCCCCATGAAAAGGCTCAGGCCATAAGGAATGTTCAGAGGGAATACATTGTGGCTATGGTTGGAGACGGGGTTAATGATGCACCTGCCCTGGCGCAGGCTGATGTGGGAATTGCCATCGGAGCGGGCACTGATGTAGCCATTGAATCGGCGGACATAGTGCTGGTCAGGAACGATCCCAGGGATATGGCAAATATCATCCGCCTGTCGAAAAGGACTTACAGCAAGATGTTCCAGAACCTGATATGGGCAACGGGCTATAACGCACTGGCCATCCCTCTGGCCGCAGGCGTCCTCTACGGCTATGACATAATTCTCAGTCCCGCCATCGGGGCTATTCTCATGAGCGCCAGCACGGTGATAGTGGCTATAAATGCGAGGCGGCTGGAAATGTAA